One Phalacrocorax carbo chromosome 26, bPhaCar2.1, whole genome shotgun sequence genomic window, GGTCACTGtgtcccctgggtgctgggggggtccctgggtgttAAGGGGTCCCTGTgtcccctgggtgctggagggtgGTCCCCTGGGAGTTAGGGGGTACGGGGCAGGTCACCTGGGTGTTAGGGGGTCCCTGGGTTCAGGGGGAGTTcttctgtgggtgctgggggggcacccatgggtaCTGGGAGGGGGGCGGATCTCCTGGGTCCcttgggtgctgggggtggggtcCACTGTgtcccctggggtggggggacaacCACAGTTGAGGGATCCCTTgggtgttgggggggtggggattCTTGTGGGTGCTACAGGGATCCCTGGGTGTTACAGTGGGtgtctgggtgctggggggggtccctgggtaCTGGTAGACAGGGTCATATGGGTGTTGGGAAGGGGGGGTCTTCTGGGTTCTTtgggtgctggggtggagggtcttggggtggggggacaacTGGGGTTGAGGGGACCcgctgggtgctggtgggagtCCCTTGTGTCCCCTGTGGGGTTATGGAGTCTCTGGGTGTTACAGGGGGGGTctcctgtgggtgctggggccTCCCTGTGAGCCCCCCATCACCGTGGGGGTGGTTTGCAGTGGACCTGAGCAGCTGGCGGGCGCGGCTGGAGCGGAGCGGAGGCccgcggggaggaggaggaggaggatgaagaggagGCGGGAcccggcggggaggcgggggacgaggatgaggatggtgacggctccgcggcggccccgcggcagTGGGAGCGCTACCGCCATGGGGTGCTCACCCTGGGCTGCGTTGGtgaggggcggggcctggggtGGGGTTCTGGGTGGGGTGTATGAGCCTGCAAGGGGTGGGGCCAGCAGAAGGGGTGGGGCTTATGGGTGGAACCAACACAAAGGGGCAGGGCTTAGGGGGTAAGGCGGGGGGTGGGGTCAGAAGGGGTGGGGCCAGCAGATGGGTGGGGCTTAGGAGTGGGGCCAGTACAAGGGGGTAGGGCTTAGAGGGTGAAGCGGGGGGGTGGGGCCAGCAGAAGGGGTGTGGCTTGTGGGAGGagctggggtgggctggggggcgTGTCTCAAGCTGCCCCCTCCTCTCAGGGTTGCCCAATGCTGGCAAGTCGTCAGTGCTGAACGCCCTGATTGGCCGCAGCGCCGTCAGCGTCTCCCCGCGCCCCTGGCCGCACCCGTTACTTCCAGACCCATTTTCTCACCCCCCGCCTGCGCCTCTGCGACTGCCCCGGCCTCGTCTTCCcctcccgcgccccccccgccctccaGGTACATCCCAAACCCCGCTCAAACCCCTtcagggacaccccccccaccgAGCTgaccccctccctgccccccaaaaCAGGTGCTGGCAGGGGTGTACCCCATCTCGCAGCTGCAGGAGCCCTACTCGGCCGTCGGGTACTTGGCCTCCCGCCTCCCGCTGCCGGCGCTCCTCAACCTGCGCccgcccagcgccgccgccggctGGACCGCCTGGGACATCTGCGAAGGTGATGCCTTTTTTGGGGTGAAATCCCCCCCAAATCggtttttggtgggtttttttgaagtttcatgaggttttgggttttttttttccttcagcatggGCAGAAAAACGAGGGTATAAGACGGCGAAAGCGGCTCGGAATGACGTCTACCGGGCGGCCAACGGCATCCTGCGGCTGGCGGCCGAGGGGCGGCTCCGCCTCTGCCTGCGCCCCCCCGGCTACGCCGCCCAGAAAGGTGAGCCCTGGGCCAATCAGAGGGCTGGATGCTAAGGGAGGGTGGGTCCCCACGGGCGGGGTCTCATGCTgtgccctgcccccccccccaaagatgTGTGGGAGCAGCACCCCGAAACAGCAGCGTTGgaggagctgttggagcggggggggcggggcctggaTGTCCAGGGCTccgccctccctggggaggggtcgacggaggaggaggaggaagaggagggtgacAGTGCTGAGGAGGCGGAGTCAGGGGAGGCCACAccccctgccagcactgccCCCAACCCCTTTGCTCTCCTGGGAGAAGATGAGTGCTAGCCCCGCCCCCTCAGACCACCCAATCAGAGGCCTGGATCCCCACCACCACACTAATGCCATATATGGAATAAAGGGAGGTTTATTTCTGCAGCAGGTGGTTTCTCATTGGTTAGAGCCGGCTTCCACGCTAGCCAATCAGCAGTCGCGTTGCTGTGCTGTTCCTGGGTAGGGATCATGCTGGGCTGTCTTCtggggcggggcctggggaaTGATGTTACAGCTCCCCTGACAGCCACACCCCCTTCCCTTGACCCCACCCATTCTTGCCCTTATTTGGATGTAGCTCACCTGACTCGTAGCCCCACCCAACTAATGTGTTGTCTGATTACTATGGCTCCACcccttcccaccaggccctGCCCCCTACTCACAAGCCCCACCTCCcaagccatttcctcttcccCATAGGCCCCGCCCCCTACTCACCCATGGGCGTGGCCTCCCCGAGGGGGCGGGGCTCCTGCTGGCACAGGTACCTCCGGCTGCGGCCACAGCTCCGGCAGCGCAGGACGGTGCGGGGCTGCCCCCCCCCTGCACCAGGAACCCCTGgtgtgcccccagccccccacccctgccggGGGTCCCCAATGCTCTGGGGGCCCCCAACCCCCCTCCGGCTGCCCCTGTCccccctgggtgtccccagtgtgtccccaaCCACCCCTCTGGGGGTCCCCAGTACTCCCCCAGGGGTCCCCAAAACCCCTCCTGGGGatctccccatccctgctgggTGTCCCCAAACTCCCCCTGCGCACCCCCAATCCCCCCTGTGAGTGACCCCAACTCTCCGGCCCCCCCTCAgctgtccccagtgtgtccccaaCCACCCCTCTGGGGGTCCCCAGTACTCCCCCAGGGGTCCCCAAAACCCCTCCTGGGGGTCTCCCCATCCCTGTCgggtgtccccaaccccccctgGGAGCCCCTCaggtgtccccatcccctctgggggtcccccacccctcccacgtgtccccgtgtccccccccggaTGTCCCCAATCCCCTCCCCAaggtgtccccaaccccccccccccgctcggtgtctcccacccctcccaggtgtccccgtcccccccgtgttcccccccccccccacgcacCCCGCAGACGCAGgctgcccccggcccccggcagcaggagggagcagcagcgcCGACACACGGCCCGTTTCACCGagggagccctggggggggggacacaggccatgggggggtgggggtgtcagGGCCAGAGCCCCTCTCTGTGtcacccccccaaacccccccagccccccaaaccccactcACAGGCGCAGGACGAGGCGCCGGGCGGCCCCTCGCTGGGTGCTGCAGTAGAAGCGGGCGAGGGCGGGGCTGTGGGGGAACACCCAGTGCGCGgcctgggggggacacacacagcTGCAGACACCCCCCCTCCAAAatcccccacagccccccccataactccccaaaccccctccaacccccccgccccacaaAGCACCCCCCAAACACCTCAttcctccccgccgccccgccaccTATAGCCACCCCagacaccaccacccccctcccGGAACCCCAAAATccctccccaggaccccccaaagCCCTGCTgggcccccccagacccctccccgTACCCCTATAGCTCCCCAAAGCCcggacccccaaatccccccttCCCAGACCCCCCAGCCACCCAAGGGTCCCCCTATGTCACCCGAAGCCCCCCCCTCAAAGCCCCACTGGGACCCCCATAGCCCCACCCGCACCCACTAAAGACCCCCCCAGGCCTGCCCCTCCCGtacccccaaagcccccccgccccacctggaagaggaagctgagCCTCTGCAGCGCCTCCCGGTCCCGCACCGGCGCCGCCATCGCGCCCCCCCTCCCGCCACACACGCACGGGGAGGGCGGGGCCGACCCTTCCTATTGGCTACCACCACACACGCACGGGGAGGGCGGGGCCGACCCTTCCTATTGGCTACCACCCGCGTTGGGGGGTGGAGCCCTCCCAGCGCTGTCCAATAGGGCGTCCGGACGGCGCGCTGCCGCGGGTCGTTACTTCCGGCGCTGGGAGAAACCGTCACTTCCGGCGCTGGTCCCGGAGGTGGAGGTGAGTGATGGCGGCGGTGGCCGCGACTCCCCTATAGGGACCCCGGCGCGGCCCCTCCTATAGGGTGACCCCTATAGGGACCTCGGCGCGGGCCGTCCTTGTGGGATGACCCCTACAGCGACCCGGAACAGCTTCCTCCAGGCCGGGCTTCCCCTATAGGGCCCCTTCCTATAGGTTCCCCCTCTATAGGGACGCCGGAGCGGCGGCGTCTTTGTGAGGGgtgtcccctgtgccccccgTTTTCTATAGAGACTCTTTATAGGGGTCGTGGTGCAGCCTCTTCCCTGAAGGCATTCGCTCTGGGGTGCCTTTTCTATAGGGACGCCCCTATAGGGAGCCCACCCCTATGGGGAACCTGTTACAAAGCCCCTCCCTAAGCCGATTTCTCCATAGGGGCCCCAGTATGGAGCCCCGCCCCCAGATGAGGATTTCCTCTAGGGGCTTCTCCTATAGCAGCTGCTCTATAGGCCCCCCCCCGAGCTGCTGCTATAGGGGTTTCTGTGCAGAGACCGCCTTATAGATCCTATAGACAGTTGCCACCCACCCCGAGGGCAGATATTCCCCTATAGGGGCTCCTCCGGCAGCCCCAAAACATTCCCAAAAGGACCTGAAAGAGCCCCAAAAAGCACTAAATGGCCCCAAAAGGACCCTGTCATGGTGGAGGTGCCCCTTGGAACTGAATCTGGCtgttttcccccccaaaaaaagcgCTTGGGAATGGCGGCACCCGCACCTCGGTGTCGCTTCCCACCAAAATGACATCATCGCCTTGATGGAATCGAGCTGTTTTCTCCCCAGAACCACTTTGAATCCACGCCATCGCCTCAGTATTGCTTTGCACCAAAATGACATCATCACTTTGACAGAATCGAACTGGTTTGTCCCCAAAACATCTTGAAACCTGCGCGATCACCTCAACATCAATTCCTGCTAAGAAATAGCCCATCACCTTCATGGAATCAAGCTGTTTTCCCCTCAAAATGTCTTGAAACCCACACCATCACCTCATCGCTTTGATGGAATTGAGGTGTTTTACCCCCAAAACTTTTTCAGACCTGCACTGTCACCTCATCACCTTGACAGTATTGAGCTGGTTTTCCCCCAAAACCTCTTCAAACCTGTGCCATCACCTCACCACCTTGACAGAATTAGGCTGTTTTCACCCCAAAACCTCTTCAGGCCCAAGCATTCACCTCAGCATTGCTTCCCGCCAAAAACCCCCTCACCATCTTGATGGAATTGAGCAGTTTTCCCCTCAAAACATCTTGCAACCTGCAGCATCACCTCACCATCTTGAGGAATTGAGCTGTTTTCAGCCCAAAACCTCTTCAAACCTTCATCTTCACCTCAGCATCGTTTCCTGCCAAAAACCACCTCACCATCTTGACAGAATTGAGCTGTTTTCAGCCCAAAACCTCTTCAAACCTTCATCTTCACCTCAGCATCGTTTCCTGCCAAAAACCACCTCACCATCTTGACAGAATTGAGCTGTTTTCAGCCCAAAACCTCTTCAAACCTTCATCTTCACCTCAGCATCGTTTCCTGCCAAAAACCACCTCACCATCTTGACAGAATTGAGCTGTTTTCACCCCAAAACCTcttcaaagcttcattttcacCTCAGCATCGTTTCCTGCCAAAAAACACCTCACCATCTTGACAGAATTGAGCTGTTTTCACCCCAAAACCTcttcaaagcttcattttcacCTCAGCATCGTTTCCTGCCAAAAAACACCTCACCATCTTGACGGAATTGAGCTGTTTTCACCCCAAAACCTCTTCAAACCTTCCTCCCCTCAAACTTTGGGCGGGAAAACGAAGCCGCGGCGCCGCCATGTCGGGCGCTGACCCCCTGGAGACGCTGCAGGTGGAAGCGAGCTGCTCGGTGTGCCTGGAATACCTCCAAGACCCCGTCATCATCGAATGCGGCCACAATTTTTGCCGCCGCTGCATCACCCGTTGGTGGGCCGAGCTCGCTCGCGACTTCCCCTGCCCCGTCTGCCGTAAAACCTCTCGCCATCGCGCTCTCCGACCCAACCGACAACTCGGCAACATGGTAGAAGCCGCCCGGCAGCTTTGCGGGACCAAAAGGAAAGCCGGGGAGGAGAGTCGCTGCCAAGCTCACGGCCAAGCGTTCGCCCGGTTCTGTCGCGACGATCAAGCCCCCGTTTGCCTGCTCTGCGAGATCTCCCATGCCCACCGCGCCCACGCCCTCGTCCCCCTCGACGACGCGGCCCTCGAGTACAAGGTGAGGGGATGGCGGACGCCGAAACCTTCGTGGGGCGAAGGGAGCGTCCCCGAGCCTCATTTTTGGGCCCCCAAATCCAGCCCCGGGGGTTGTTTGTGGCGGGGTTTCGGCTGGGATTACTCCCATCTCTGTATTTAGGCCCAAATTCTTCCCCGAGACCCGTCTCGGGGTGGGTTTTGGCCGTGGTTTGTCCTCGTTTCCAGTCCCTGAGGGTGTTTGTGGAGGGGTTTTGGCCACAGCTCATCCCCCATCTCCTTTTTTAGCCCCAAACCCTCTCCCTGAGCCTGTTTctggaggggctttggccacAGACTCGTCGCCATTTCCTTTCTCAGCCACTGATGATGAGATTTAGCCCGAAACACTCTCCCTGAGGCCACTTTTTAGAGGGAATTTGGGCACCATCTCATCCCCATCTCCATTTTCAGCCCCAAACCCTCTCCCTCAGGCCATTTTTGAGGAGTTTGAGCACCATCTTGTCCCCATCTCTGTTTTCAGCCCCAAATTCTTCCCCAAGACCGTCCAGGGAGGGGTTTTGGCCACAGCTCTTCCCCATTCCCAGCCCTTGGTGATGAGATTCAGCCCCCAACCCTCTCCCTGAAGCTGTTTTTGGAGGGAATTTGGCCACAGCTTATCCCTGTTTCCATTTCCAGCCCTGAAATGATGGGATTCAGCCCGAAACACTCTCCCTGAGGCCACTTTTTAGAGGGAATTTGGGCACCATCTCATCCCCATCTCCATTTTCAGCCCCAAACCCTCTCCCTGAGGCTGTTTTTGGAGGAGTTTGGGTGCCATCTTGTCGCAGTCTCTTATTTTCAGCCCCAAATTCTTCCCCAAGACCATCCAGGGAGGGAGTCAGGGCCTGGTTCATCCCTGTTTCTGAACCCCTCGTGGAGGGATTTGGGCTGGATTAAGAATTCGGGGCTGGAGTTGGGGTTCAGGGCTGGATTAAGGATtcggggctggaggagggattTGGGGCCAGATTAAGGATTCAGGGCTTGATTAAGGATTCGGGGCCAGAATAAGGATTCGGGGCCGGAGGAGGGATTTGGGGCTGGATTAAGGATTCGGGGCTGGATTAAGGATTCGGGGCCGGaggagggattcggggctggaTTAAGGATTCGGGGCCGGaggagggattcggggctggaTTAAGGATTCGGGGCTGGATTAAGGATTCGGGGCCGGAGGAGGGATTCGGGCCGGAGGAGGGATTTGGGGCTGGATTAAGGATTTGGGGCCGGAGGAGGGATTTGGGGCTGGATTAAGGATtcggggctggaggagggattCAGGGCTGGATTAAGGATTCGGGGCTGGATTAAGGATTCGGGGCCGGaggagggattcggggctggaggagggattcggggctggaTTAAGGATTTGGGGCTGGATTAAGGATTCGGGGCCGGAGGAGGGATTTGGGGCTGGATTAAGGATTCGGGGCCGGAGGAGGGATTCAGGGCTGGATTAAGGatttggggctggaggagggattCAGGGCTGGATTAAGGATTCGGGGCCGGaggagggattcggggccggaGGAGGGATTCAGGGCTGGATTAAGGATTTGGGAGTGGaggagggattcggggctgtATTAAGGATTCAGGGCCGGAGGAGGGATTCAGGGCTGGATTAAGGATTTGGGAGTGGaggagggattcggggctgtATTAAGGATTCAGGGCCGGAGGAGGGATTCAGGGCTGGATTAAGGATTTGGGAGTGGAGGAGGGATTTGGGGCTGGATTAAGGATTCAGGGCCGGAGGAGGGATTTGGGGCCAGAGGAGGGATTCAGGGCAGGGGTGCCCCATCCCGTCACCCAccgcctccctcccgccccggcaGGAGAAGCTGCAGCGCTGCCTGGAGCCGCTGGAGCGGAAGCTGGAGGCAGTCGCCGGCTGCCGAGCGCGGGAGGAAAAGAAACCGAGCGAGCTGAAGGCAGGTCGACAGCGCCGGGGGACGCCGGGGGGAGATCCCAGCGCGTCCCGGCGCTCACCGGTGCCTCTTCCCGTCCCGTCCCGGCAGAGGAAGGTGGCTCTGCGGCGGGAACGCATCGCCCAGGAGTTCGAGGAGCTTCacgagctgctggaggaggaggagcggctgctgctgcggcggctggaggaggaagagcacgAGATCCTGCAGCGGCTTCAGGCCAACCTGGCTCGGCTCGGGGAGCAGCGGCGGGTCCTGGCCGCCCTCGTGGCCGAGCTGGAGGAGAAGTGCCTGCAGCCGGGCGCCGAGATGCTCAAGGTAAGGCGGGAGCGGGTGGGTGAGCGCCGGGGGTGGGATCCGCGGCGGCGATGGGATGGGACGGGTTTGTCGCTGGGGGTGGGATAGGATCGGGTTCGGGGACGGGATCCTCAGGGATGGGATCCTTGGGGACGGGATCCTCAGGGATGGGATCCTCAGGGATGGGACTGGTTTGGGGGATGGGATCCTCAGGGATGGGATTGGTTTGGGGGACGGGATCCTCAGGGATGGGATTGGTTTGGGGACGGGATCCTCAGGGATGGGACTGGTTTGGGGACGGGATCCTCAGGGATGGGATTGGTTTGGGGACGGGATCCTCAGGGATGGGACTGGTTTGGGGACGGGATCCTCAGGGATGGGATTGGTTTGGGGATGGGATCCTCAGGGATGGGACTGGTTTGGGGATGGGATCCTCAGGGATGGGATCGGTTTTGGGGATGGGATCCTCAGGGATGGGACTGGTTTGGGGATGGGATCCTCAGGGATGGGACTGGTTTGGGGACGGGATCCTCAGGGATGGGATTGGTTTGGGGATGGGATCCTCAGGGACAGGATCCTTTGGAACAGGATCAGTTTTGGGGACAGGATCCTCAGGGATGGGATTGGTTTGGGGACGGGATCCTCAGGGATGGGATTGGTTTGGGGATGGGATCCTCAGGGATGGGATTGGTTTGGGGATGGGATCCTCAGGGATGGGACTGGTTTGGGGACGGGATCCTCAGGGATGGGATTGGTTTGGGGATGGGATCCTCAGGGATGGGATTGGTTTGGGGATGGGATCCTCAGGGATGGGATTGGTTTGGGGATGGGATCCTCAGGGATGGGACTGGTTTGGGGATGGGATCCTCAGGGATGGGACTGGTTTGGGGATGGGATCCTCAGGGACAGAATCCTTTGGAACAGGATCAGTTTTGGGGACAGGATCCTCAGGGATGGGATTGGTTTGGGGATGGGATCCTCAGGGACAGGATCCTTGGGAATGGGATCAGTTTTGGGGACAGGATCCTCAGGGATGGGATCCTTGGGGATGGGAATGGATTTGGGGATGGGATCCTCAGGGATGGGATCGGTTCTGGGGACAGGATCCTTGGGGATGGAATCGCCCATGGGAATGGGATCGGTTCTGGGGACGGGATCCTTAGGGATGGGATCAGTTTTGGGGACAGGATCCTTGGGGATGGGATCCTCGGGGATGGGATCGGTTCTGGGGATGGGATCCTCGGGGATGGGATCCTCAGGGATGGGATTGGTTCTGGGGACAGGATCCTCGGGGGTGGGATCCTCGGGGATGGGATCCCCAGGGATGGGATCAGTTCTGGGGACAGGATCCTCAGGGGTGGAATTGCCCCTGGGAATGGGATCGGTTTTGGGGATGGGATCCTTGGGGATGGGATCCTCGGGGATGGGATCGGTTCTGGGGATGGGATCCTCGGGGATGGGATCCTCAGGGATGGAATCGCCCCTGGGAATGGGATCGGTTCTGGGGACGGGATCCTTGGGATGGGATCGCCCCTGGGGATAGGGTTGGTTCTGGAGGCGGGATTGCTGCTGGAACAGGATCAGTTATGGGGACGGGGTCACCCCGGGGGTCAGGATGGGTTTTGGGGACAGGATCACCCCCAGGATTGGGATCGCTGGGGAGGATttgctggggggggtgggatcGCTGCCAGGAACAGGAACAGGGGAATGGGCTCTGCATCGGGACGGGGATCATGGCCGGGGACAGGATTCCCGGGGCTGGGATCGCTGTCGGGGGCCGGGATCGGGGCTGGCAGCACCAGTCAGGGCTGGGGTCCCCACGCTTGGGACCGATCCCACCCAGAGATCGACTTTGGAGGGATCTAGAGCACCTAAACCCCCTTTTTCCTGtgttcccccctttttcccccttccccccctttccccccctttccccccctttccccgcccttcccctcccttttcccctcccttttcccctcccttttcccctcccttttcccctcccttttcccctcccttttcccctcccttttcccccctttgcCCGTTTTCTCACCcttttttcaccctttttcccctttttcaccccatttccccccatttttccctgtttctcccCCTGCTTCCCACCATTTCCCCCcccatttttccccatttccctcCCCCCGTTTTCTCCCACCATTTCCCCTCATTTTACCCCATTTCTCCCATtccccccttttctccccccctttttctcccccccctttttctctcccccctttttctctccccccttttcctctcccccctttttctcccccccccttttctcccccccctttttctcccccccctttttctccccccccttttctccccccccttttctccccccccttttctcccccccctcttttctccccccctcttttctccccccccttttccccccccctttttctccccccccctttttctccccccccctttttctccccccccctttttctcccccaccctttttctccccccccctttttctcccccccctttttctcccccaccctttttctccccccaccctttttctccccccactttccccctctcccccctcagGACATCAAGGACACCCTGGCCAGGTAAGAACCGCGCAGAGACGATCCCAGCTCCATTTTGGGGCCGAAAACCCGGGATccgctgggggctgggggtgggggacacacacgCATCGGCCGACGCATCCCACctcccccgcggcgggggggtggggtggggggcgctgCCGGCAGGtgcgaggcggcggcggcaccgctGGAAGAACCCGCTTCCGTCCCCATCGAGCTGGAGAAAAACTTCTGCAGTTTCCCCCGCCAATATTTCACCCTCCGGAAAATCACCCGGCGCCTCATCGGTGAGGAAAGCCCCGCTTCGGAGCCgggctcccccctccccgcgttccccacccccaaaacccccctcCCCGCTAATTTTCCGGTTGGTTTTGCCGTCCAGGCGAGGTGACGCTGGATCCCGACACGGCTCATCCCAACCTGGTTTTATCGGAAGATCGAAAAAGCGTTCGTTTCGTCGAAGTTCGACCTCGGGATTTACCCGACACCCCGCGGCGTTTCACCATCTACCCCTGCGTTTTGGCGGCGCAAGGTTTTACCTCCGGAAGACATTACTGGGAGGTGGAAGTCGGCGATAAAACCCACTGGGCTCTCGGCGTTTGTAAGGATTCGGTGAGTCGAAAAGGGGAATTAACGCCGTTACCGGAGACGGGATATTGGCGGGTCCGGCTTTGGAACGGCGATAAATACGCGGCGACCACCACCCCCTTCACGCCGCTGACGGTGCGGGTGAAACCCAAGCGGGTCGGGGTCTTCGTGGACTACGAAGCCGGAAAAGTGGCTTTTTATAACGTCACCGATCGCTCCCACATTTACACTTTTACCGATACTTTCACCGAAAAGATTTGGCCGCTTTTTTATCCAGGAATTCGTGCCGGCAGGAAAAACGCGGCGCCGCTCGTTATCCGGTCGCCGACGGATTGGGAGTGAGGGGGAGGGCGGCGCCGGTGGGGTTCGGTTTGGTGATACCCGGGCGGCACCGGGATCCGGCGCTCCGGAGGTTTGGTGCTGGGATCCGGTGATCCGGCACCGCTGGGGTTTGGCTCTCTGATATCCGGCACCATGGGGATCCGGCACCGCTGGGGTTTGGCTCTCTGATATCCGGCACCAGGGGGATCCGGTGATCCGGCACCGCTGGGGTTTGGCTCTCCGATATCCGGCACCATGGGGATCCGGCACCGCTGGGGTTTGGCTCTCTGATATCCGGCACCAGGGGGATCCGGTGATCCGGCACCGCTGGGGTTTGGCTCTCTGATATCCGGCACCATGGGGATCTGGTGATCCATTACCGCTGGGATTTGGCTCTCCGATATCTGGCACCATGGGGATCTGGTGATCCATTACCCCTGGGATTTGGCTCTCCGATATCCGGCACCACGGGGATCCGGTGATCCGGCACCGCTGGGATTTGGCTCTCTGATATCCGGCACCATGGGGATCTGGTGATCCATTACCGCTGGGATTTGGCTCTCCGATATCCGGCACCATGGGGATCCAGTCATCCATTACCCCTGGGATTTGGCTCTCCGATATCCGGCACCATGGG contains:
- the TRIM39 gene encoding E3 ubiquitin-protein ligase TRIM39, with the protein product MSGADPLETLQVEASCSVCLEYLQDPVIIECGHNFCRRCITRWWAELARDFPCPVCRKTSRHRALRPNRQLGNMVEAARQLCGTKRKAGEESRCQAHGQAFARFCRDDQAPVCLLCEISHAHRAHALVPLDDAALEYKEKLQRCLEPLERKLEAVAGCRAREEKKPSELKRKVALRRERIAQEFEELHELLEEEERLLLRRLEEEEHEILQRLQANLARLGEQRRVLAALVAELEEKCLQPGAEMLKDIKDTLARCEAAAAPLEEPASVPIELEKNFCSFPRQYFTLRKITRRLIGEVTLDPDTAHPNLVLSEDRKSVRFVEVRPRDLPDTPRRFTIYPCVLAAQGFTSGRHYWEVEVGDKTHWALGVCKDSVSRKGELTPLPETGYWRVRLWNGDKYAATTTPFTPLTVRVKPKRVGVFVDYEAGKVAFYNVTDRSHIYTFTDTFTEKIWPLFYPGIRAGRKNAAPLVIRSPTDWE
- the RPP21 gene encoding ribonuclease P protein subunit p21, coding for MAAPVRDREALQRLSFLFQAAHWVFPHSPALARFYCSTQRGAARRLVLRLAPSVKRAVCRRCCSLLLPGAGGSLRLRGGGQPRTVLRCRSCGRSRRYLCQQEPRPLGEATPMGPAPEDSPA